Part of the Vigna unguiculata cultivar IT97K-499-35 chromosome 3, ASM411807v1, whole genome shotgun sequence genome, AAATATGGAAATAAACATGAATGAACGAACTAATTTTGATAAATCGGAGAATAAACGTGAATGAAAAAGTTGCTTACAAGAAACACATATGATGTGTTATACCAGTgttggattttaaatttaagtcaaATTATGCAAATTAGATGTGAACCAACCCATCGTAGGCCCGTAGTGACTGAGTTATGGAGGATGAGCCTAATCTCTCTAGCATGCTAAAGTACTTAGCTtagtctatattttttttttaggtttgcGGGGTCTACATGGTTAGTCTGCATTGTCATCTTTagttaatttattgttatttagtttcttttaataattgtttgaattttgtgaattattgatatttgaatttgtgtgttgtgAGGAATAGAAAATTGAATGGAAGttacaattattaaattattatagtgATGGTTTTGTGTAAGGGGGGAGGGGGGAAATGAAGATATCAAACTTGTTAAGTGATAAAAATTAGTGAATTAATTGAAGTTAAGATAGTATAAGTTTAGTCcaaaaaagagaataaattgTCATAGTGGAATTTTAATGGGGGTATAtttcacaagtttgattatgttgttaattagatcttaaatttttttaatggtcGTGTATTTAACAAGTTTAATGATGTTGTTAATTAGACATTGAATATTGTCAATTCTTAAATTGTGATATGTATTAGATGATCATCAAGTACATGTCACATTCACTTGTATTTCAAACAATAtcgatttaaatattaaaaaaaaaaacaagaaacaaaaaattgtgCTTCATATGCATGACTTCCATAgaattaattcatatttaaattaatcaaagttGTGTTACTTTTACGTAATTATGAGATcaacaacaaaattagaaaaatcgTGGTTACGAGCTACAACTTCtgtatattttcaattataagaTAAAGTTGACTTTGTGAAATACAAGTGAAGTCTGCTTCACGGAAATGGCTTActctttaatatatttacaaaataaaagtcGCATGTTATAgtcatttgaaaaataaatttccaCGAACtggaaaaattttcattatttgatATTAGTATATCACTATTATCGACTCTTATGTAGAGATGTTGAAAATATAAtgctttttaattataaaataaaagttcaaaagAATAAGTATCAAGATCATGACTCTGAACAACTGTGGTGAAATAGTCAAGTTGAACCCCCTAATTCAATcaatattaactatttaaatttggaattacataataaattatatttatttgttttatcatGTCTAAGTAATAATATGATTTCAACAATATATtctcaaaacatatttattttatgaatttgtcacctgttattttctaactcattggAATTGTGTGTGTATTATTCTAagcaattatatttatattgatgatattttttttagtgcGTTAAGGGTAACGAATGTCAAAATTTTGTCTTATGCACGATCAAATGTTTACTAATTAGGACATTATATAGCTACTTAAGTGGTAGGATcataattcattaattttacTTTCAGGATATTATTATTTAGGTTTAGAGGTTTCAAAGTATAGGTTGATTTAATACGAATTGAGCTAACAAATGATCAGTTCAACctgatttactttttttgtgAGATAGAAATTTTATAATCTGATCTAACTGTGAGTTAACTAACTtacacatgtttttttttttttgcaatttattttattacattataatgAGAGTgattttacttaatttattttttataatagtgaaaTCAAAGTGTTTActtaattctaaaaatattattatgaagaTTAAAATAACAACGTATATAatttaacaaacaaattaattaaatatttaaattattcaaatattattgaacaacattctatcatttaaaaatatgcatttgTAAACATACATAAGtagaagtaataaataattataacaattctgttttaaaaaattgtccaAAAAATATTGATAGGTAAAGTGAGTCGAGTTcaattaaactaatttttttaaaaattgattttttctcGATCTAATCTGGATCAAATCCGTGATGAATCAGATTGACTCACGGATTGGATaccattttaatatttctacttataccaaacttttaaattaaacaaagcAGAATTAATTTACAGCTTTTTTATTCCCAAATCAATATCTATACGATGAacaattaaagtatttttattacaggttttaaaaattttatggcgatttgattttttttttactgaccCAATTTACTTTGCTCTTCTATTTAGCCCTTTcacttaataatatatatatatatatatatatatatatatatatatatatatatatttcatgtaaaatatataatgattgaCAAGTGAGATATTTGAAACTCTgcattcttattttatttattttaatatttatcttatAATTATGTAACACATTCttcatataagaataaaaataaaaagtctaAATTTGTCAATTTATCATATCCAATTGATTTGgattaaataagattttaaatataGGCCAAATTATTTAGATATGATATAAGAAAACCAAAGTGATTGTatcgatttttttttcaacccatCCAATTCAGCAATAACTTAGTTGTTGTATATATCAGtgtaagaaattgaaatttttaagtgTTCAATACTTTGATTCAATATTTATCTTGCTAAGGTTATTTTTGGTGGTTAACacaatttcaattatatatcaGGAGCGAAAAcattacatatattttcagtaataactaattttatatttttaaattaataattttggcAGTTAATTCAAAGTAATATTATGAGAACGCAATAATTCCAAATTAACATGCACTTGAGATTGATAATTTCCCTTTtcgtgtttttcttttatatattttaaatgattctCTTAATGAATAATTAGAATAAACAAATTTGACTTTCATTCCACAAGATATACCTAATTATCTATCTATGGTGTCTagttaatcaaatttaatttgcaAGTTAGTAAAATTCTTGTATAGTTCAAATATAACAAGTTTTATAGAGAAAATTTCAacgatataataataataacaattttttaacttgtaaaataattttgtaattgtttctttaattgtaaatttataaaatcttagtcctttttttttatcaaatatatattgtaaatttagtttttctttttatcaaggTAATGTTAAACCAATATAtagaatatattaatatttttgcatAATTAAAGCACACATTATATgatctattaatatatttattttatttcatttataacgAGATGGTGTGGACGGGGGCAATGAGGGTATTTCACATAGCCTCAAAAACCCTAATCGATAGGTGAATATATAAAGGCATAAACATTAGAGAATCGCAGATAGGTTTCGTGAGTGAGGCGCAGTGAGAGAAACCCAAACCCTAATTTCGAAGATGGCGCAGACACCACCAACGCTCGAGCAGGTCCAGTGCTTCGGCCGTAAGAAGACGGCGGTGGCAGTCACTTACTGCAAGCGCGGCCGCGGCCTCATCAAGATCAACGGATGTCCGATTGAGCTCGTCGAGCCGGAGATCCTCCGCTTCAAGGCCTTTGAGCCCATCCTTCTCCTTGGCCGCCACCGTTTTGCCGGCGTCGACATGCGCATCCGTGTCAAGGGCGGTGGTCATACCTCCCAGATCTACGCTATCCGTCAGAGCATCGCCAAGGCTCTCGTCGCTTACTACCAGAAGTACGTCGATGAGCAATCCAAGAAGGAGATCAAGGACATCCTCGTCAGGTACGACCGTACACTCCTCGTTGCCGATCCTCGCCGCTGCGAGCCCAAGAAGTTCGGTGGTCGCGGTGCCCGCGCCAGGTTCCAGAAATCCTACCGTTGATTTCAATCCCTTTCCCCTTTTCTTTATATGTTATCGAAATGTCTTGATAGTACTCTCTGTCTTTTGTGTTTTGCTGAGTTTTTTAATCGGATTTTGGATActcttatataatgttttagtTAAGTTTTAGTTCTGtcgttaatttaaatataattgtttggatgctctttttttatcttatttattttggattggAAATAGCTTCTTTGTTTATATTTCTGCTTTCATCGTGGTGAAAAACATCGCTGTAACATTAGTTTTGGTTATTTCGTTTCCCGGGGATTGCGAATCCGGCTATGGTTTGGGTTTTCTCTGATTTTCTCTGGTGTATGTTTAGATTGTTTTGGGTTGGGGTCGATTTGCATGCATTGGTAATTTATGAATAGGTATTATAATGCCGTgattaatatttgatataaattGAATGAATACGTAATGCCATGATTGGGGATTTTTTGACGTGTGGCATGTAATCAGGCGTGTGTTGGTTTTAACGATTCTGCATATGTTTTTCTGCTTTTTGGTTACgttattatgatttataaatatgattacTCCTGGATGGAAGATGTGGTTTTCTGCATTAGTTTCTGAAGAACACGTTTTGCAGTAGCAATATGAAAGCTGTTTTTGTTCCTGTTTACCTTAAGAAATTTTTGGATCTTTATGCTTCATTTCAATCTCTACATTGTcttggatgaaaaaaaaactgcGGAAAGCTATCGTAATAATTAAAGCATTTCTGAATTTTTAAAGCGAGATATTATGCATTTGTATGCAAGCCACCATATAATTGAAggtaatttcaaatttttcgtTTTGTATAATATTAGTGAGGTtgcatttttatatttagattatGTGAATGGTTTATATATTTCAGTTGGGGATTCACATATTTTGATGATAATGTTTTGGCGAAGTTTGCAAACATTCTGATTTTTATATACCGATTCAAAttcaactttaaatttaaatctagTCTATATTTTTAAGAACTCCAAttcgagttttttttttttctaattccaAACCTGTTATAAATCCAAAATCCTAATTAGGGGTTATAATCCAGTTTCAAACTTTTTTACATCGAAATGTATTCCAAACCTGAATTATATATTGCTTTCGTGCAAAAACCATTATTTTCGAAAGGGATTTTGATTAGGTTTTGCAACTCCTCCCCAATGGTTGAGCTACTGTAGATTACCGATGATTAATTAAATCAAGGGAACTGGGTTtataatctttgaaattttcattttaaaaacagTTCACATTTTTTAAACCCAACTAAAACTGGTCTGGTTGAGTATTTGGTTCTTTTTCAACTAAAATTAAGTCGTTTTAAAGCATGTATGATTTGAAATCATATCTGTGTAAAAGCCAAGAACCAGATTTAGAGaagtgtttatttattttataaattactaaTTTCTGTTAAACGGAAATACCttctttgaaaaataaacaataatttgagagtttttaatatgaattagaGTTATGTGGAATTATGCCTACGTAGAGACATGTACATagaaattgtttttggtttcGTAGGATTACAAATGAAAACTTGACTTAATCGCAAAAGAGATATCTATTGTCCATTCAATTACATTTAAATTAGATTATCTTTGTTTTGGACATACGAAATTTTCTCTCTTCCCTAGGTCTTACAATAGTAATCAATGTGACAGTGCTTCAAGAAgtgataaaattttagtatttgcTGTTAGAACAATGACTAACGGTGTGACTTTTAACATGGCTccattttgtaaaaataataataaaaaacgaGTTTTGAGTAATTGCAAAACTTATCCCGGGAAGACTggatatttgaaattaagttgCATAACTTAAAGTATGAAATATGCAAGAGAATTTTAAAGGAACTAAAATAAACGAGTTATAAATCCcatgatatataaaagaataaaattgtagTTCGATATGTAAGTTTCACAGTGATTTTGTATAATGTATTTCAACTCAAAGATGGTTggtaaaaattgagaaaaaaaaaggaaatttaagGTCAGTTAGAAATTTAAGGTGAGTTAGAAATCTCATGATAAAAACGGGTAAGGTGATTAAAAGTgactaatattttatatgaaaattttcatattgatATTAAATCTTCTCGTAATCTTTCCTAAAAGTAAACCTCACAAATTATATCAAACGTTGGtagtaataagaaaatataacgACAAACACTATACGAAAATTCGTGGACTTTGAATAAGAAatggagttattattttttatttaactctttaatCATTCTGTGTGCTACACCGATCAATGCATTGGtaatgttgaaaaataaataatacatgaaCGAagaaattataacttttaaaccaattttttcaactttttacaaagaaataatcatatattctttggattgttatattttttatagtttaaaatattaatttttacattttaagcgtagcaatattttaaattattattataatatttccaTTACATCAATAACGCTGAATCAATAATTTTACACTACCAAGTTAATCGAATGAGTAAACttactgaaaaaataaaaaaacataacaaatagtAAATTCAAAGTGGCCCTATATTACTGGACCAAAGggttaattaagtaaaaaaaaaggagtTATTTGTAATTTGAAAATGGGTAGTGATTCGGGTAAACCGTGAATAGTTAGGGTCGGGTCGGGTTAAAGTTTGAGATGGAAACACTATGTAGTGTAGTGAGTATAAGCTTCTTTTTTTCTCGTAAAGTGAATTAGGGTTTTAGCAGTGGTGGAAGGTTGTTGAGGACTGAGGAGGGTTTTAGAATCAGATTTGTTCGTTCCTTCTCTTTTGCTCTCTCTCTGTGATTCCAATGGCGATCCCTGTTCCTCCTCCTCCTGCCGCCGCCGACACCGCTGTGGATTACCTCAATCTTCCATGTCCAATTCCCTTCGAGGAGCTCCATCGCGAAGCTTTTAGCAAGTTCCTTTCTCCATTTCAATCTTCCATCtcagttttatttttactagTATGTAaccttttaatttctttgttccgATAGTGTCGTTGAAACCAGATCTTTTTGAGGGCATGCGTTTTGATTTCACAAAGATGCTCAATCAGAAGTTCACTCTCAATCACAGGtttctttacttttctcttatttctttctatttttatttttacaagatttagttttttaaagCCTATTTGTTGTTGGGTGATCAGCGTGTTGATGGGACCTACGGAGATTCCCTCTCAGTCGACGGAGACGATCAAGATTCCAACTGCTCACTATGAGTTCGGCTCAACCTTCATTGATCATCCTAGGGTAATTTGGGCTTCGTTGAAATGGcctttcagtttttttttttttttttggtgctttttcattgATGATAGTATTCTGCAGTTGTTGCTCTGGGGGAGGATTTTAACTGATGGGAGGCTCAATGCTAGAGTCAAGTGGGATTTGGCTGAAAATCTCACTTTTAAAGCCAATGCTCAGGTACGCGTGTGATCGTTTCAAGTATGAGTAATGCTACCTGTAATGTTTCTGTTTTTCGCGTCATTTGTGCTTTGCTACTTCTTTGATTAGTTAGCATATATTTTTTTCGACTCTATTTTGGAAACAAGAGCTTGTACTATTTTCTGATTTCTACTTTCGAGCCGTGCCACTTGTGCTGTAACTTATATATGTCAGGAAAAGTAGAACTTCAGTTGAATATTCGTTCTATTTTTCTGCGAAGTATTTAGTTTATCCGACCCCTTACTCCTCCCCATTCTCACTGTAATAAAATAACTCTTGTTTGCATGGACAGCTTACGAATGAACCGCATATGTCTCATGGAGTGTTCAACTTTGAGTACAAGGTCAGCTAGCTTACCATTTCTTGACTAAGTCATTCAATGCCTTCCTACTCTcctagtcattttttttttcacgttcttttcattaaattttgtcATTTGTTAGACATTCATTGTGAACAAGTTTCTCATAGATGTTCCATGTATATCTTTTCCCTGTTTTAAAGcttcattataatatatttttacaggGAAAAGACTATAGGTCCCAGTTTCAACTCGGGAATGGAGCCTTACTTGGAGCAAATTATATTCAGGTATGGAATCTCCATATATTTTTGCAGTATTTTTTTCTAGATGATTTATGATTTATGATTATTGACATTAATTAGATTTAACTGGCTATTAATATCATCTGGGTTTTAAGTAGCACCACAATAGCAGCGGAGCAATCCGTGGCTCCTATTGGTGCTACTGTAGTGAAGCTGTTCCTTTCTGCAGATGGTTTGGGGATCGGTAGCTCCATTCCCATGAGTGTCGTGCCTCTTCTCCTGTGCTATTTTATTTGCCTCAATTTTgctttctctatttttcttttttgtttaaagCATAGATAGTAAAGTAATAACGATAGTAGTAAAAAATTTCAGAGTAACTATTATCTTGCTAACAAGTTTTTGGAAAGACCACTCCGCACTGCATCCAGATTTAACACTGATTGATGTTTAATATTTGACAGTTGTAGCACTTCTATCATCTATTTGTTTCTTTATCTTAATTAGCCGATTGTTGTGTGAAATTGCTGAGCATTActcttttaatttccttaatCGCTTTCTATTTTATAAGTGCTACAATTGATGCATGTCTGTGAACTCGTTTAAAATCATTACTGAAAACATCATTTTTTTGCAGAGTGTGACACAGCACTTATCATTGGGTGGGGAGGTATTTTGGGCTGGTCAGCATAGGAAGTCTGGTGTTGGTTATGGTGCTCGCTACAACACTGATAAAATGGTATGCTTGTGCAAGACTTAGCCCCCGTGTACATTATTGGCTGAGTGCCCATTTTCCTGTTCAAACTctttcatatttgtttattgatCCTTAAATTGCTATATTGATATTGGAAAATTTTAATAGTTTGTTATTAAAAGCTGCCTGGACAAAAGCCCTTGTATACTTGCacaaattatttagaagatatgCTATGTTTTTATTTGTCTACGTGTCAACCATTGGTTATATTTCATTGCACTGTATCTTATTCTATTTTTCAGTGATTCCTTTTCCCTTAGTGATTACTACTAATTCTTTCATTTGCTCACCTACATTTAGGTTGCTACAGGGCAAGTTGCTAGCACTGGAATGGTTGTTCTAAGCTATGTTCAGAAGGTATCCGAGAAGGTGAGTTGATAATCACATTGTAGATTTGTGttgttttcatttcaaatttttattttttatacaaaatgttTCTTTCAGGTTTCTCTAGCATCTGAATTTATGTGCAACTACTTGTCAAGAGATGCC contains:
- the LOC114175904 gene encoding 40S ribosomal protein S16, which translates into the protein MAQTPPTLEQVQCFGRKKTAVAVTYCKRGRGLIKINGCPIELVEPEILRFKAFEPILLLGRHRFAGVDMRIRVKGGGHTSQIYAIRQSIAKALVAYYQKYVDEQSKKEIKDILVRYDRTLLVADPRRCEPKKFGGRGARARFQKSYR
- the LOC114179903 gene encoding mitochondrial import receptor subunit TOM40-1 produces the protein MAIPVPPPPAAADTAVDYLNLPCPIPFEELHREAFMSLKPDLFEGMRFDFTKMLNQKFTLNHSVLMGPTEIPSQSTETIKIPTAHYEFGSTFIDHPRLLLWGRILTDGRLNARVKWDLAENLTFKANAQLTNEPHMSHGVFNFEYKGKDYRSQFQLGNGALLGANYIQSVTQHLSLGGEVFWAGQHRKSGVGYGARYNTDKMVATGQVASTGMVVLSYVQKVSEKVSLASEFMCNYLSRDATASFGYDYILRQCRLRGKIDSNGCVAAFLEERLNMGLNFILSAELDHKKKDYKFGFGLTVGE